A window of the Bombina bombina isolate aBomBom1 chromosome 3, aBomBom1.pri, whole genome shotgun sequence genome harbors these coding sequences:
- the LOC128653422 gene encoding collagen alpha-1(I) chain-like: MSRSKRSAAVPIRFRESPGRSLRSAPVIEEEDEDVVPPTPEKTRPVSSALTPNVVVTNPPAPELAPAGPGTVMVAGQAGAVSAGPSGLDTALEAGLGALTASGMSPEAAAAIVGMFKALTAAVLPPVASRVEPGPTAPHYPPQLGRGPGDPHQAGPSMVNHPAGSLGPGTDASLVAQSVTGAGPAGPRPLTGPPLSLVAQSEPATTSAGSGCGLASAASISGRSGDTRDVTSGAAVVTRPEPGSERHIQRARKRPSRVLSTGEGGVSGRACSAARHSAIASNANRASPLQRGRGAQRGRLRGSSVSKQAYGRARSALLERQWYHRGGASSNYVPQTRVNAPTDGAQGESLGTITAGVQGGKGLVAAGAQNVHSVRERVVRESPYVAGPANEWSGDMNDERARGVPDRAGGSTSTPIGGGSQGGHTAGLDTPLSFVSPPQDMVPTPQRTEGPGTTGVGLSVQPAGGSVAAAPGTSTPSTSAVGVATGPSRIWIIGHSYVHWAALKAHSLPEGQQLGIPTSQASIRWLGRRGLQWDGLPALLQNARHRWGQPHIILLHMGGNDIGSAPALDLINAMRSDVKWICTTFPGVRLAWSNIIPRLRWRYFPTPRIAYRVRKKVNRELGRAVIEVGGFVVRHELISADKKGLYRPDGVHLSDEGLAIFLVDLKTALVSNI, translated from the exons atgtctagatctaagagaagtgctgcggtgcccattcgcttcagggagtcccctgggagatccttgaggagtgcacctgtaattgaagaggaggatgaggatgtggtgccaccaactccggaGAAAACAAGGCCAGTATCATCTGCTTTAACTCCTAATGTTGTGGTCACTAACCCCCCAGCCCCTGAACTTGCACCCGCCGGGCCCGGTACTGTGATGGTTGcgggacaggcgggtgcagtgagcgctggcccatccggcctagacacggctttggaggcaggcctgggggcccttacggcctccggaatgtcgccggaggcggcggcggccatagtgggcatgtttaaggccctCACGGCCGCCGTTCTGCCTCCGGTGGCAAGCCGGGTGGAACCGGGGCCTACCGCCCCTCATTATCCCCCTCAATTGGGCCGGGGGCCTGGGGACCCTCATCAGGCAGggcccagtatggtaaatcatccggccgggtccctagggcccggcacggatgcctcattggtggctcagtcggttaCTGGAGCGGGGCCTGCGGGTCCTCGCCCACTCACCGGACCGCCgctatcattggtggctcagtcggagcctgcaactaccagtgcaggctccggttgcggccttgcgtccgccgcgtccatttccggccggtcaggtgacacgcgtgacgtcacttccggcgccgcggTAGTCACACGGCCGGAACCTGGATCAGAGCGGCACATCCAGCGAGCGcgcaagaggcctagccgggtactctccacaggtgaggggggagtatccgggcgggCCTGCTCCGCTGCGCGACACTCTGCAATAGCTAGCAATGCAAACAGAGCAAGTCCCTTACAGAGAGGCCGCGGCGCGCAGAGAGGGAGGCTCAGGGGTTCCAGTGTTAGCAAGCAGGCTTATGGGAGAGCTAGAAGCGCATTGCTGGAGCGCCAGTGGTATCACAGGGGGGGTGCCAGCAGCAACTATGTACCCCAAACAAGGGTGAATGCGCCCACTGATGGGGCACAGGGCGAGTCGCTAGGCACAATAACTGCAGGGGTCCAAGGGGGCAAAGGGCTTGTTGCGGCAGGTGCTCAGAACGTTCATTCAGTCAGGGAGCGTGTGGTCAGAGAATCCCCCTATGTGGCAGGGCCAGcgaatgaatggagtggtgatatgaatgacgagagggctagaggggtcccagacagggccgggggcagtacttctaccccgattgggggcggcagtcaagggggacacacggctggcctggatactcccctctcgtttgtttctcccccacaggacatggtgcctacaccgcagaggacagagggcccgggtacaacgggagtaggactatctgtacagccagcaggcggatcagtggcagctgcaccaggaacatctaccccgtcaacatcggcagttg gtgtggctacaggtccttctcgtatctggataatagggcactcctacgtgcactgggcggcactgaaggcccattctcttcctgaggggcagcagttggggattccgacgtctcaggcatcaatacggtggttgggccgtagaggcttacagtgggatggtttgcctgccctcctccagaatgccagacatcgatggggacagccccacatcatcctccttcacatggggggaaatgatatagggagtgcaccTGCTCTAGatctcatcaatgcgatgaggtcggatgtcaagtggatctgtaccacgtttccgggggttaggctggcctggtccaacataatcccccggctgcgttggagatatttccccacaccgaggatagcatatagggttaggaaaaaagttaacagggagctgggtagagcagtaatagaggtagggggttttgtggtccgccatgaactgatctcagcggacaaaaaagggctgtatcgcccggacggggtgcacctgtccgacgaagggctggcgatcttcctggtggacctcaaaacggctctggttagtaatatttag